A genome region from Conger conger chromosome 16, fConCon1.1, whole genome shotgun sequence includes the following:
- the LOC133115448 gene encoding transmembrane protein 98-like, whose protein sequence is METVVIVAIGVLATIFLASFIALVVVCRHRHCQPPDLLQSETKPTVDLIGAMETQSEASEVELDDVVITNPHIEAILENEDWIEDASGLVSHCIAILKICHTLTEKLVAMTMGSGAKVKAPASLSDIITVAKRISPRVDDVVRSMYPPLDPVLLDARATALLLSVSHLVLVTRNACHMAGSTDWIDMSLHAAEDHMVALREAALASEPNLTPPGPETFQKEQAI, encoded by the exons ATGGAGACCGTGGTGATTGTGGCGATCGGGGTGCTGGCCACCATCTTCCTGGCGTCCTTCATCGCCCTGGTGGTGGTGTGCCGCCACCGACACTGCCAGCCCCCAGACCTGCTGCAGTCTGAAACCAA ACCCACTGTTGATCTGATCGGCGCCATGGAAACTCAGAGCGAGGCGTCGGAGGTGGAGCTGGACGATGTTGTCATCACCAACCCGCACATCGAGGCCATCCTGGAGAACGAGGACTGGATCGAGGACGCCTC AGGTTTAGTGTCACATTGCATCGCCATCTTAAAG ATTTGCCATACCCTGACTGAGAAGCTTGTAGCCATGACGATGGGTTCGGGGGCAAAGGTCAAAGCCCCCGCCAGcctcagtgacatcatcaccgtGGCCAAACGCATCAGCCCCAG GGTGGACGATGTTGTGAGATCCATGTACCCACCTCTGGACCCAGTACTCCTCGATGCCAG GGCCACCGCCCTCCTGCTGTCAGTCAGCCACCTGGTGCTGGTGACCCGTAACGCGTGTCACATGGCGGGCAGCACCGACTGGATCGACATGTCGCTGCACGCCGCTGAGGACCACATGGTGGCGCTACGAGAGGCGGCACTGGCTTCCGAACCCAACCTCACCCCTCCAGGACCTGAGACCTTCCAGAAGGAGCAGGCCATCTAG